The genomic segment TCTCACCAGCCTGTTGTCCTCCAGTTGCCTCAACAGACCTCAACTCCAGCAATGGATGATGACTGGAGGAACACATCAGGAGTACAACATACTGGGGAAGACAGTCTGGGGAAGGTTAGATTTCACTTGGATGGGTATCAGGAGGCAACCTCTTCTTCTGCAAAAATGTTGTGTCCACTTCTGTTTTAGAAAACAGCTACTCTCCAGATGGATGGTAGCCTGGGGCTACACCCCGACAAAATATATAAGAAAAGGAATCAAGTGACTTTGACTTGTGCAAGGTTTGGGCTGACCATGCTCTCTTCTTGTGACAGGTGGTCTGTCTCTCTTTGCACTAGCCACACTGGTTCTCGACTGCCTCTCCTTGGGGTATTACTATGAGCTGCAGCACTGTGTCTCCATGCTCATCACCACCTTCCCTGTTGTGCAAGCTGTTTTCACCATCATACAGGTGAGGTTATATTGGTTTCTGATATGTAGGGGGGACCCATGGAAACCTCCTGTACTGCCTGACTCTGCCTCAGAGAAATTAGTGTTTCTGTATTTCCTTCTGCCTGCCTCTACTCCATGTTTGAGCCCACTCTGCTTCCCTCTACTATGTGATTCCTTCTGGAATTCTGAAAGGCTACTTTTTAGCTctacagctaccagaatcccGCAGCTAACATGGCCACTGCTCGTATGAGTTCAGAGAGTCCGTTCCAGAAAGACTGAAAAAAGATTTGACAATGGTGTGTAAAAACAGGAGGCTTGGATACAGTAAAAGGCCTCCTTGCCTGGCCCACAGACTCCATCTTCTTGCAGAAAGAACCTAGAATGTGCACTGGAAATATTTATTCAAGTCCAATAGCAGGTTGAAATAATAATAAGGGTTGTAGCTGAGAGAGAAAACGTTAGCCCTTTATGAGTGTATTGAACCCCTCCTTAAACTCCCCCCTGCTACCACTGGGGCCATaaagaagcttttgaaaaaaaattattgtggaGGAAGACAAATATGGGTCACAGCTACAGGAGGGTCTGTTAACCCTCCCTAAGTACTGCAAACCCTtatcatacagagagagagagagagagagagagattattaggCTTGAAAAAGCTTCCTGCTGACTTAAATGTATATGATGAATGGTAAACAGTGATGTAGTATTACTTTTAATTTCAAATCTGCCTCTTCACTTTCCCTTCTTACAGGTctctttgctgttgtttaatGCTAAGGTTTGCATCCAGGAATACCAACATCTAAACAGGTAGGACTATTCAACTGAGTCATGCAATGAAGACAAATCAGCCATCTGTTGGGAATGCACAGTGGCTTAATATCAAGTCCTGAAAGCAGTGCAATTTCCTGTaatgcaaataatgaacaaattttctttttttcttcaagcTTCCCTCCAAAAGCACACACCTCTGTCCTGTAAAAGAGGGGGAATGTGAGGATGTCCAGCAGGAACAGCCTGACGGCCATCACTGCTGCAGTCCATTATTTGCTCCCTGAGACAATTACCTTCTTTTGCCTTGTGGCAGAACTGCCATTGCTAACAGGATGGCAGTGCATGTAAAGGACATGAAAATCCTCAGAATAGCTAAGAGAATAGTAATATAGCTGAGCTGGTTGATTGGAAGTGGAAAACAGCAAACTGTAATGATCTCACAAATGATTCCAGGAactctttcatcttctttttagGTTTGGGCTGATGCACACACTGGCAACTAATGTGCTTCTGTGGATGAGTGTGGTGCTGGATGAGTCCATGAAGCAGCTGGAGGAATTTTATGATGCTCACAGGGGAGAGAGCACCCAGACTCCACATGGTACAAATGTTGCCTTTGGACATGGGGTGGGGTCAGAGGTAACAAACAAAGTGAGGATCTCTGTAAATGACTTGGATACAACCATAAGGCTggatgagttttttaaaaatgactaaagCCAGGAATCAAACCCAATGTCCAGCATGCATACAATATGTCCAGCAGGCATGCTCCCTATCAGCCATCTAATTAGCTGCGCTACTTAGCCACCCTGCTTACGTTCCTGACATTGGGTGAAAAGGATTAATTGCTGAATCTTACACCAGGTTTCCTGCTAGAAGTTTATAGGAAACAGTTTTACTCTGCACACCAGGAAGAAACATGGCCTTACACCTATGACAATACACACTCCAGTTACAGTAGGCATTGCCCCTTGCCTGCATCCCCTTCATGTTGTTAGTCTCTGATATACTACTGCTTCTGCACTGCCCCTGAATTTAACCTGCTTTCCACTCTTGCTTTATGCACACATATTCCTTCTCACACATGCAAACTGATCGTCATCAGGCCTCTTGCCCCTTCTGTGCCCTTTCTTATCATTCCTCTGTCCCCAACTTTCAAAAATGGTAATTTGAAGTTCATCACATCTCCAGCTTTGCAACTACACTTGGCATGCAGTTCCCTCTCtcatcaattttaaaaagtaaaaaaaaaaatatttaaaggcaCAGGGAGAGTGCTTAGAAGCAGAAGCCAAAAAGAACTGGGTGCACCCTACAAAGTTAATACGATAAAATTAATAGGATTTTGAGCTAGATGTCTAGAAGCCATGTTGCTGTTTTTGCTACTGTTGTTATTGTGCCAAAAGCCAGCACACCGGCCAACACACTGTTCTTGCTTTTCCTACAGGTAGTTCATACACTAACAGCTGCAGTTGCATGACCAGTCTTTGCCACATCTTTTCAGAAGGTGCTGCATACCTGCATCCTTTCAATATTGAGTTCAGTCTCTTCTCCTCCACAATGTTATATATCATCTGGAAGAATACTGGGCGGGAAGGTGATCACCAGAAGCCTCACTTCACTCACAGGGCACACTTCCACCTCAGTGGAGCATTTGTAGGTCTGGTACTAGGATCGTTGGCCATTTCAGCAACTTTTGGGGTGATGATTTCCTTTGGAGTGCTTGCCAAGTTGCCTGAAACTATTCCTGAAGCCCTTAGAACATATTACATCTTTAACTCTGTTTTATTATCTGTGATGTTCTTGGCAACTTTGATTGGCGTTGCCACCTAtaggatgaagaagaagaaaacagcaatTTTTTCTTCTGGCAAAAGTGTGGTAAGAAGTTTAGATGTTACTTTGCTGCTGGGCAGCTCCTGTGGTCCCCTCATGGTATCCATCTTCTCCTTGGTTGCCATCTTCTTTCTTCATGCCAGTGGCAGTCTCCACCTCCTGGACTTCTGCTTCTCCCTTTGTAAGACCATCCAAATTCTGGGCCAGAATCTGTTTATTACAGAAGCATTGTACTCCAGCTCTTCTCATAAGGCAAATGCTCACAATAGTATGAACCTTGCTGGTTCCAGCTGGGTCTTTTCAATTTCCAGAGGTCCTGTGGAGCAAGGTAGCAACAGATCTTtctccaaaacccacacattgAACAATGTCATGGCCAATCTAGAGAATCAGACACCTAGACAATTGGCAGACTACGGCAGTGACCCATCCCTCTTCCATGAAACTCATGAAGAACCTAAAAGACCAAGCATTAGAAGAAAGATCCTACAGAACGTCTCGATTCTCCTTATCTTCTACAACATCTCGGTGAGTGAACTGAGTTGCACTCAGGTATAGAAAGAATATCAAGATGTGGAAATGGGTTCCATtcacttcagaggacagcactttgtgctctggtgtagttggcttgggagtgcagtatttatggttgtgagataggcttttgtctttttcaacaaaacttggctcccagctctcaaaaatacagcgtgcaaaaggtcaatgaactctactcagccacaaggactggggatcactacacacaaaagaccagctaatgacacccatcaatcacagtgacatataatctctcctccttatcacaacaatacacccacaacaagacacactaatcacccatctacagaaaaagacaaaagcctatctcacagccataaatactgcatttccaagccaactacaccagagaacagagtgctgtcctctgaagatgctggccacagagactggcaaaacattaggaagaacaaccttcagaacacagccaaagagccccaaaaacccacgacaaccagtggtcaggactgttgaggacagttCATTTTGGAGAACTCTCATTCATAGGGATGCCATAAGCCAAAGGCAATACGATAGCATGCAAC from the Pogona vitticeps strain Pit_001003342236 chromosome 3, PviZW2.1, whole genome shotgun sequence genome contains:
- the LOC110077585 gene encoding proton channel OTOP2 → MASTTRSSSLLSLLYLALLTFVGSAVLLAEMPQHNLLNYNIHAFLAVLMISSCIWMLWFSWRSAGNKQLKTHQDHQAGASWLKGGLSLFALATLVLDCLSLGYYYELQHCVSMLITTFPVVQAVFTIIQVSLLLFNAKVCIQEYQHLNRFGLMHTLATNVLLWMSVVLDESMKQLEEFYDAHRGESTQTPHGSSYTNSCSCMTSLCHIFSEGAAYLHPFNIEFSLFSSTMLYIIWKNTGREGDHQKPHFTHRAHFHLSGAFVGLVLGSLAISATFGVMISFGVLAKLPETIPEALRTYYIFNSVLLSVMFLATLIGVATYRMKKKKTAIFSSGKSVVRSLDVTLLLGSSCGPLMVSIFSLVAIFFLHASGSLHLLDFCFSLCKTIQILGQNLFITEALYSSSSHKANAHNSMNLAGSSWVFSISRGPVEQGSNRSFSKTHTLNNVMANLENQTPRQLADYGSDPSLFHETHEEPKRPSIRRKILQNVSILLIFYNISVWILYAYGTRPHLVSQIEQSFYGFTLWAIVVKISLPLGIFYRMHSVASLFEVYCKTC